One [Clostridium] saccharolyticum WM1 DNA segment encodes these proteins:
- a CDS encoding YkgJ family cysteine cluster protein, which yields MKREIDWKEISDGKLYGLNDMVKADCGDCEGCWACCQGMGQSVILDPLDCFRLTENLKCTMEALLAHKLELNVVDGIVLPNLIMGGKEERCGFLDHEGRCGIHSFRPGVCRLFPLGRIYGDHGFQYFLQVNECRKENRTKVKVYKWLDTPEVKRYEKYVSDWHFFLKRLEGKLEENRDQAYANKVSMYVLKQFYLTPYDGEQDFYDQFGKRLEASSFL from the coding sequence ATGAAACGGGAAATCGATTGGAAAGAGATCTCAGATGGAAAATTATATGGTTTAAATGATATGGTAAAGGCGGACTGCGGGGACTGTGAGGGCTGTTGGGCCTGTTGCCAGGGGATGGGACAGTCCGTCATCCTGGATCCCCTTGACTGCTTCCGGCTGACAGAAAATCTTAAGTGTACCATGGAAGCACTCCTTGCTCATAAACTGGAGCTAAATGTGGTGGATGGAATTGTACTTCCCAATTTAATCATGGGAGGAAAAGAGGAAAGGTGCGGGTTCCTGGATCATGAGGGACGGTGCGGCATCCACAGTTTCCGTCCGGGGGTGTGCCGCCTGTTTCCCTTAGGGCGGATCTACGGAGATCATGGATTTCAATATTTTCTCCAGGTAAATGAGTGCAGAAAGGAAAACAGGACAAAGGTCAAGGTGTACAAATGGCTGGATACTCCAGAAGTAAAAAGGTATGAGAAGTATGTGTCTGACTGGCATTTCTTCCTGAAACGGCTGGAAGGAAAGCTTGAGGAAAACCGGGATCAGGCTTATGCAAATAAAGTCAGCATGTATGTTTTAAAACAGTTCTATCTTACCCCCTATGACGGGGAGCAGGATTTTTACGATCAGTTTGGCAAAAGGCTTGAAGCCAGTTCCTTCTTATGA
- the pepF gene encoding oligoendopeptidase F yields the protein MKKRDEIPVCDTWNLADILPSESAWEDLFRETESSLSGYKRYEGHLADSGEMLFSCLRFDEEMSLNIETLFVYGRQKSDEDTGNARYQELSSRARSLSYKAAGLSSFLVPEILAIPQENLTEFRENTAELKRYDRTFEIILKKKDHTLSAPMEALLAKSMEATSGPSEIFHMFNNADVKFPEIKDEKNQPVRITHGNYIAFMEKQDRSVRKSAFEALYSVYGQFINTLASTFSSNVKQAAFYAKARNYPSARAHSLGENEIPEEVYDNLIKAVHEGLPNLHQYISIRKKALGVEELHMYDLYVPMVSREERKITFEEAKAMVLEGLKPLGAEYLSLLREGFDNRWIDVYENEGKRSGAYSWGVYGIHPYVLLNFNGTLDSVFTLAHEMGHALHSWFSDKNQTYIDAGYKIFVAEVASTCNEALLIRHLLEVTADKKERAYLVNHFMDSFRGTLYRQAMFAEFEAETHRRAGEGEVLTGEVLCRIYQRLNEEYFGPDMVVDPEIGYEWSRIPHFYTPFYVYQYATGFSAAIAISSRILKGDESAVKGYYEFLSGGNSMTPIDLLKLCGVDMGTAEPVKDALFVFAGLLEEMSRLI from the coding sequence TTGAAAAAGAGAGATGAAATACCGGTTTGCGATACCTGGAACCTGGCGGACATTCTGCCGTCAGAGAGTGCTTGGGAGGATCTGTTCCGTGAAACAGAAAGCTCGCTTTCAGGTTATAAGCGTTACGAGGGACATCTGGCCGATTCCGGCGAGATGCTTTTTTCCTGCTTAAGGTTTGATGAGGAGATGTCCCTGAACATAGAAACATTGTTCGTCTATGGAAGGCAGAAATCCGATGAGGATACGGGAAATGCAAGGTATCAGGAATTATCCTCCAGGGCAAGGTCTTTATCCTATAAGGCTGCGGGGCTGTCCTCCTTTTTAGTACCTGAAATCCTGGCCATACCCCAGGAAAACCTTACTGAGTTCCGGGAAAACACGGCTGAGCTTAAGCGATATGACAGGACCTTTGAAATTATTTTAAAAAAGAAGGACCACACGCTGTCAGCTCCCATGGAAGCGCTGCTGGCAAAGTCCATGGAAGCCACCTCCGGACCTTCGGAGATCTTTCATATGTTTAACAATGCAGATGTGAAATTTCCTGAAATAAAGGATGAGAAGAATCAGCCCGTAAGGATTACCCATGGTAATTATATAGCTTTTATGGAAAAGCAGGACAGGAGCGTGAGAAAGTCCGCATTTGAAGCCCTGTACAGTGTTTACGGACAGTTTATCAATACCCTGGCATCCACATTTTCTTCCAATGTAAAGCAGGCTGCCTTTTACGCCAAGGCAAGGAATTACCCTTCCGCAAGAGCCCATTCCCTTGGAGAGAATGAGATTCCGGAGGAAGTTTATGACAATCTCATAAAGGCAGTTCATGAGGGACTTCCTAATCTCCATCAATATATATCCATCAGAAAAAAAGCTCTTGGAGTAGAAGAGCTTCATATGTATGACCTATACGTGCCAATGGTTTCAAGGGAAGAACGAAAAATTACCTTTGAGGAAGCCAAGGCCATGGTGCTGGAAGGCCTTAAACCTTTGGGTGCGGAATATTTATCTCTTTTGAGAGAAGGATTTGACAACCGGTGGATTGATGTATATGAGAATGAGGGAAAGCGGAGCGGTGCTTATTCCTGGGGAGTTTACGGAATCCATCCCTATGTGCTGTTAAACTTTAATGGAACACTGGACAGTGTCTTTACCCTGGCTCATGAGATGGGTCATGCCCTCCACAGTTGGTTTTCCGATAAAAACCAGACCTATATCGATGCCGGATATAAGATCTTTGTGGCGGAGGTGGCTTCCACATGCAATGAGGCGCTGCTTATCCGTCATTTATTGGAGGTTACAGCAGATAAGAAGGAACGTGCTTATCTTGTGAATCATTTTATGGACAGTTTCAGGGGCACACTATACCGGCAGGCTATGTTTGCAGAATTTGAAGCGGAGACCCACCGCCGCGCAGGGGAAGGCGAAGTGCTTACCGGGGAAGTCCTTTGCAGGATCTATCAGCGGCTGAATGAGGAGTATTTTGGACCTGATATGGTGGTTGATCCGGAAATTGGTTATGAATGGTCCAGGATTCCGCATTTTTACACTCCGTTTTATGTATACCAGTACGCCACAGGGTTTTCGGCTGCCATTGCCATCAGCAGCAGGATTCTCAAAGGAGATGAGAGTGCGGTCAAAGGCTATTATGAATTTTTAAGCGGCGGAAATTCCATGACTCCCATAGACCTTTTGAAGCTGTGCGGCGTTGACATGGGGACGGCAGAGCCGGTAAAGGATGCGCTGTTCGTATTTGCCGGACTTTTGGAGGAAATGAGCCGGCTTATTTAG
- a CDS encoding nitroreductase family protein yields MNLYQMIFKRRSIRKFKKEQVPEQLLKDILYFGENIPRLHGEILFKMEISENLDDHLPVKGLWKVEAPYYLTFYSEEKEGYLVNAGYIMEHVLLYMTGKGLGTCYLGSTKVLEPASAGMKQVIVVAFGYPKTLLYRDPATAKRLPLKELCVFKEEAGESMKNILRAVRLAPSAMNTQPWRFIVYHDRIYIFSCREFLPSPTLVSMREIGTGIMLSHLTIAAEEMWMNVKLEAEKAMEKKSYKSGAYVTTAFFKEYKY; encoded by the coding sequence ATGAATCTGTATCAGATGATATTTAAAAGAAGATCCATCAGAAAATTTAAGAAGGAACAGGTTCCGGAGCAGTTGTTAAAGGACATCCTTTATTTTGGGGAAAATATACCAAGGCTGCATGGGGAAATTCTGTTCAAAATGGAGATAAGCGAGAATCTGGATGACCACCTGCCTGTTAAGGGGCTGTGGAAGGTGGAAGCTCCCTATTACCTGACCTTTTATTCCGAGGAAAAAGAGGGGTATCTGGTAAATGCAGGATATATCATGGAGCATGTACTTTTGTATATGACAGGAAAGGGGCTGGGGACCTGTTATCTGGGAAGCACCAAGGTATTAGAACCTGCATCGGCAGGGATGAAACAGGTGATCGTAGTAGCCTTCGGCTATCCCAAGACCCTGCTCTACCGTGATCCTGCAACTGCCAAGCGGCTTCCTTTGAAAGAATTGTGCGTGTTTAAGGAAGAAGCCGGAGAATCCATGAAGAATATTTTAAGGGCTGTCCGCCTCGCTCCGTCGGCCATGAATACCCAGCCCTGGCGTTTTATCGTTTATCATGACAGAATTTATATATTTTCCTGCAGGGAATTCCTGCCGTCACCGACTCTTGTATCCATGCGGGAGATCGGCACGGGGATCATGCTTTCTCATCTGACCATTGCTGCAGAAGAAATGTGGATGAATGTGAAGCTGGAGGCTGAGAAAGCCATGGAGAAAAAGTCCTATAAAAGCGGTGCGTATGTGACTACGGCGTTTTTTAAAGAGTATAAATACTGA
- a CDS encoding Hsp20/alpha crystallin family protein, translating into MLLTRRNNLFDEFFNDPFFTDAYHNRQSLMKTDIEDDGTSYVIEIELPGFKKEDVRAELKEGYLTIYADTVSENEEKDQKNYIRRERYSGSVKRSFYVGTSLRQEDIKAAFENGILKLVVPKEAPKQIEENHYITIE; encoded by the coding sequence ATGTTATTAACCAGAAGAAACAACTTATTTGATGAATTTTTCAATGATCCATTTTTTACGGATGCATATCACAACAGACAGTCTCTGATGAAGACAGACATTGAGGATGACGGAACCAGTTATGTGATTGAAATTGAACTTCCGGGATTTAAGAAAGAAGATGTGCGCGCCGAATTAAAAGAAGGTTATTTAACCATTTATGCGGACACCGTTTCCGAAAATGAAGAGAAAGACCAGAAAAACTATATCCGCAGGGAACGCTACAGCGGCTCTGTGAAGAGAAGCTTTTATGTAGGGACCAGCTTAAGGCAGGAAGATATTAAAGCCGCCTTTGAAAATGGCATTCTAAAGCTGGTGGTTCCAAAGGAAGCCCCGAAGCAGATCGAAGAAAACCACTATATCACCATTGAATAA
- the pyrF gene encoding orotidine-5'-phosphate decarboxylase — MIRQLIDKIQKTKAPICVGLDPMLNYIPEHVTKRALEEFGETLEGAAEAIWQFNKEIVDHVYDLIPSVKPQIAMYEQFGIEGLKAYTKTVNYCQEKGLFVIGDAKRGDIGSTSAAYAAAHIGHVKVGNKSFSAFGTDFLTVNPYLGTDGVKPFVDVCKEEDKGLFVLVKTSNPSSGEFQDRLIDGRPLYELVAEKVVEWGEDCMDGAYSNVGAVVGATYPEMSRILRKLMPSTYFLVPGYGAQGGTAEDLKPCFNEDGLGAIVNSSRGIIAAYKSESYARFGGEHFGEASRQAVIDMVSDINRVL; from the coding sequence ATGATCAGGCAGTTAATAGACAAAATTCAAAAAACAAAGGCACCGATCTGCGTAGGTTTGGACCCGATGTTAAACTATATACCGGAGCATGTTACAAAGAGGGCACTGGAAGAATTCGGTGAAACCTTAGAAGGCGCTGCGGAAGCGATTTGGCAGTTCAACAAAGAAATTGTAGATCATGTATATGATCTGATTCCATCCGTTAAGCCTCAGATCGCCATGTACGAACAGTTTGGCATCGAAGGCCTGAAAGCGTATACAAAGACTGTGAACTATTGCCAGGAAAAGGGGCTTTTCGTCATTGGAGATGCTAAGAGAGGAGATATTGGTTCCACATCAGCTGCTTATGCTGCGGCCCACATCGGCCATGTGAAGGTTGGAAACAAAAGCTTTTCTGCTTTCGGTACAGATTTCCTTACGGTCAATCCATATTTGGGGACCGATGGCGTAAAGCCCTTTGTGGATGTGTGTAAAGAAGAGGACAAGGGTCTTTTCGTTCTTGTGAAAACCTCAAATCCTTCCAGCGGAGAATTTCAGGACAGGCTCATCGATGGAAGGCCTTTGTATGAGCTGGTTGCGGAAAAGGTGGTTGAATGGGGAGAGGACTGTATGGATGGCGCTTACAGCAACGTAGGGGCTGTTGTGGGTGCTACTTACCCGGAGATGAGCAGAATCCTCCGTAAGCTCATGCCCAGCACCTATTTCCTGGTACCGGGATACGGTGCCCAGGGAGGAACGGCAGAGGACTTAAAACCCTGCTTTAATGAAGATGGCCTGGGAGCTATTGTAAACTCCTCCAGAGGAATCATTGCCGCTTATAAATCTGAAAGCTACGCCCGGTTTGGCGGGGAGCATTTCGGCGAGGCTTCCAGACAGGCGGTCATTGACATGGTTTCCGATATTAACAGGGTATTATAG
- a CDS encoding dihydroorotate dehydrogenase electron transfer subunit, translated as MAKVKETAVVDSQTWLGDDVYSMWIRTENITAQAEPGQFVDLYTRDGAKLLPRPISICETRKEKGLLRLVYRVVGGGTEEFSHYKAGDTIEVLGPLGNGFPLEACKEGKKAFLIGGGIGIPPMLELAKHLHCEKQVVLGYRDALFLNEEFTPYGKTYVATEDGSAGIKGNVLDAIREHGLKGDVIFACGPTPMLKALKAYASEHSMECYLSLEEKMACGIGACLACVCKSKSVDEHSMVHNKRICKDGPVFKAEEVEF; from the coding sequence ATGGCAAAAGTAAAGGAAACCGCAGTGGTCGACAGCCAGACATGGCTTGGAGACGACGTATACAGCATGTGGATCAGGACAGAGAATATAACGGCCCAGGCAGAACCCGGACAGTTTGTTGACTTATATACAAGGGATGGGGCAAAGCTTTTGCCCCGCCCCATCAGTATTTGTGAAACCCGTAAGGAAAAGGGGCTGTTAAGGCTGGTGTACCGGGTCGTAGGCGGGGGAACGGAAGAATTCTCCCACTACAAGGCAGGGGATACGATTGAAGTATTGGGGCCTTTGGGCAATGGCTTTCCTCTTGAAGCTTGCAAGGAAGGAAAAAAGGCGTTTTTGATCGGCGGCGGAATCGGAATTCCCCCCATGCTGGAACTGGCAAAGCATTTGCACTGCGAGAAACAGGTGGTTCTGGGATACCGGGATGCATTGTTTTTAAATGAAGAATTTACACCCTACGGAAAAACCTATGTCGCCACGGAGGATGGAAGTGCGGGAATAAAGGGAAATGTCCTGGATGCCATACGGGAACATGGTCTGAAAGGCGATGTGATCTTTGCCTGCGGTCCGACCCCCATGCTGAAAGCTCTTAAGGCCTATGCGTCTGAACATAGTATGGAATGTTATCTTTCCCTGGAAGAAAAGATGGCCTGCGGCATTGGGGCCTGTCTTGCCTGTGTATGCAAAAGCAAGTCAGTGGACGAACATTCCATGGTCCATAACAAGCGTATCTGTAAGGATGGTCCGGTATTTAAGGCTGAGGAGGTAGAATTTTAA